A genome region from Deinococcus sp. HSC-46F16 includes the following:
- a CDS encoding fimbrial assembly protein, producing MVEINLLPQEGRRSTRPDGWKYGAVGVLGLSLLLIALGEARVGGRLAALRDEQAQLQGEIAALQGAKTEHDGLVAEQRTLEGVTAVANQLRDGKTYWTNDLAAFSAQLPSGGGVALTSMNVKTLDAAALGSLQQTGVYAGKNVIREFDLSGTARSQQSVVNFLNAFENSPGFAVNFRSVQREGEDGLYTFAASVGLVGEPPAPADAAGTPAPEGTPAPEAPPAEPVSGTGGSSG from the coding sequence ATGGTTGAGATCAACCTGCTGCCGCAGGAGGGGCGCCGCAGCACCCGGCCCGACGGCTGGAAGTACGGCGCGGTCGGCGTGCTGGGCCTCTCGCTGCTGCTGATCGCCCTGGGCGAGGCCCGCGTGGGGGGCCGCCTGGCCGCGCTGCGCGACGAACAGGCCCAACTTCAGGGCGAGATCGCGGCGCTTCAGGGCGCCAAGACCGAGCACGACGGCCTGGTGGCCGAGCAGCGCACCCTGGAGGGCGTGACGGCGGTGGCGAACCAGCTCCGCGACGGCAAGACCTACTGGACGAACGACCTCGCGGCCTTCTCCGCGCAGCTTCCCAGCGGGGGCGGCGTGGCGCTGACCTCCATGAATGTCAAGACGCTGGACGCCGCCGCCCTGGGCAGCCTTCAGCAGACGGGCGTGTACGCGGGCAAGAACGTGATCCGCGAGTTCGACCTCTCGGGCACGGCCCGCAGCCAGCAGTCGGTGGTGAACTTCCTGAACGCCTTCGAGAACAGCCCCGGCTTCGCGGTGAACTTCCGCAGCGTGCAGCGCGAGGGCGAGGACGGCCTCTACACCTTCGCCGCCTCGGTGGGGCTGGTGGGCGAACCCCCGGCCCCCGCCGACGCGGCGGGCACCCCCGCCCCCGAGGGCACCCCGGCTCCCGAGGCCCCGCCCGCCGAGCCGGTGAGCGGCACCGGAGGCAGCAGTGGCTAA
- a CDS encoding type 4a pilus biogenesis protein PilO encodes MAKPSFSLSGLAPRTLFLLALAGSALLLMAWYFGRYQTRVQEIALLESELETTRLTADRYRAAQRALPELRETVARLRVERDQFLRALPPTAQFGTVLDEVRRNVLAAGAELSTFTVQSGPGEGLPGGVRPIGLNLGVQGQYAEVFRALRSLETMNRFTTVGGVGLQMPGATSFNPPLEGTLNLTVYTYDPSAAAATGTGAAEAPEAPATPAEAPAQGGAQ; translated from the coding sequence GTGGCTAAGCCTTCCTTCTCCCTGTCCGGGCTGGCCCCACGGACCCTCTTTCTGCTGGCACTCGCGGGCAGCGCCCTGCTGCTGATGGCGTGGTATTTCGGGCGCTACCAGACCCGCGTGCAGGAGATCGCGCTGCTGGAGAGCGAGCTGGAAACCACCCGCCTGACCGCCGACCGCTACCGCGCCGCCCAGCGGGCGCTGCCCGAACTGCGCGAGACGGTCGCGCGGCTGCGGGTCGAGCGCGACCAGTTCCTGCGGGCGCTGCCGCCCACCGCGCAGTTCGGCACCGTGCTGGACGAGGTGCGGCGCAACGTGCTCGCGGCGGGCGCCGAGCTGAGCACCTTCACCGTGCAGAGCGGTCCCGGCGAGGGCCTGCCCGGCGGCGTGCGGCCCATCGGGTTGAACCTCGGGGTGCAGGGGCAGTACGCCGAAGTGTTCCGGGCGCTGCGCAGCCTGGAAACCATGAACCGCTTCACGACGGTGGGCGGGGTGGGCCTGCAAATGCCGGGGGCCACCTCGTTCAACCCCCCCCTGGAGGGCACGCTGAACCTCACCGTGTACACCTATGACCCCAGCGCGGCGGCGGCCACCGGCACGGGCGCGGCGGAAGCCCCCGAAGCCCCGGCCACCCCCGCCGAGGCCCCCGCCCAAGGAGGTGCCCAATGA
- a CDS encoding type II secretion system protein GspD produces the protein MKRYALLLTAALGMAAAQPSTPAPATAPTATADRQLSGAAVTFDLRRAGSDLTSMLLALAKSAGYEVLLEPGVEPILQAGSPGGAGTAAGGPAPALVTYSVVSKPFNEVWPLVLDLYGLSYETLQIGGKPVLRVTARPVQKIVRLPAALSAPLVERQLKLSFGSLKTVSTGQSTGGQGNSTSSSETTREEIVLDSPTLRIIAETASNSVIIRGTNQEVAQVERLLAEIVAAQPANVRVAPSEPPTVQRIYTVKGAPADVTALLTAQFPELRATAVGQTGQIVITGPQNRLDAALALLSQVDRAPAPAASTQTEAPAVQRVYAVKGQQADIVTLLGAQFSTLKVTPVGQTGQLVITGPQTQLDAALALLGQVDRPAPPAQTGPQIVQRVFTLINASAEEVKATLEGTLAREVTPDKPAITNVPVNATDANGNAITVTVPASNANAAQPQTAQAAEAPTANPNAATLIADRRTNTLIVRGTAAQVAQVAELIPQLDQVVPQINVQVRIQEINETAARTLGMDWKVNFGGFNVNVGGSGLGATFDPTKSLVGFNIFPTLQALETQGFTKRVYDGNISMQSGQRSLGTGTTSQNASANAAASIKSGGRLEINIPSAAGNIEKQIDYGLNLDFFDPQVAPDGTITLRVRGQVNNIAGALPTNALPNLLNFTNSEAQSTVTFKNGQTVLMSGLLGTTESRTNSGVPLLSSIPVIGAAFSQQRTDRSQTQLLVIITGTVVK, from the coding sequence ATGAAGAGATACGCCCTGCTCTTGACCGCCGCGCTCGGCATGGCCGCCGCGCAGCCCTCCACCCCTGCTCCGGCAACCGCCCCCACAGCCACAGCCGACCGCCAGCTCTCCGGCGCCGCCGTCACCTTCGACCTGCGCCGGGCGGGCAGCGACTTGACCTCCATGCTGCTGGCCCTCGCCAAAAGCGCCGGGTACGAGGTGCTGCTGGAACCCGGCGTGGAGCCGATTCTCCAGGCGGGCAGCCCCGGTGGGGCGGGCACGGCGGCGGGCGGCCCGGCCCCCGCGCTGGTGACCTACAGCGTGGTCAGCAAGCCCTTCAATGAGGTCTGGCCGCTGGTGCTCGACCTGTACGGCCTGAGCTACGAGACGCTCCAGATCGGCGGCAAGCCCGTCCTGCGCGTGACCGCCCGCCCGGTGCAGAAGATCGTGCGCCTGCCCGCCGCCCTGAGTGCCCCCCTGGTCGAGCGGCAGCTCAAACTGTCCTTTGGCAGCCTGAAGACGGTCAGCACGGGCCAGAGCACAGGCGGGCAGGGGAACAGCACCAGTTCCTCCGAGACGACCCGCGAGGAGATCGTCCTCGACTCGCCCACCCTGCGGATCATCGCAGAGACCGCTTCCAACAGCGTCATCATTCGGGGGACCAATCAGGAGGTCGCGCAGGTCGAGCGCCTGCTCGCGGAGATCGTGGCGGCGCAGCCTGCCAATGTCCGCGTCGCGCCCAGTGAGCCGCCCACCGTGCAGCGCATCTACACCGTCAAGGGCGCTCCTGCCGACGTGACGGCCCTGCTGACCGCCCAGTTCCCCGAACTGCGGGCCACCGCTGTGGGCCAGACCGGCCAGATCGTGATCACCGGGCCGCAAAACCGGTTGGACGCCGCACTGGCCCTGCTGTCCCAGGTAGACCGCGCTCCTGCCCCCGCTGCCTCCACCCAGACCGAGGCGCCTGCCGTCCAGCGCGTCTACGCGGTCAAGGGCCAGCAGGCCGACATCGTGACGCTGCTGGGAGCGCAGTTCTCGACGCTGAAGGTCACCCCCGTGGGGCAGACCGGGCAACTCGTGATCACCGGGCCGCAGACGCAACTTGACGCGGCGCTGGCGCTGCTGGGTCAGGTGGACCGCCCCGCGCCGCCCGCCCAGACCGGGCCGCAGATCGTGCAGCGCGTCTTTACCCTGATCAACGCGAGCGCCGAGGAGGTCAAGGCCACCCTGGAAGGGACGCTGGCCCGCGAGGTCACCCCCGACAAGCCCGCCATCACGAACGTGCCTGTCAACGCCACCGATGCCAACGGCAACGCGATCACGGTGACGGTGCCCGCCTCGAACGCGAATGCCGCGCAGCCCCAGACCGCGCAGGCGGCAGAAGCCCCGACCGCCAACCCCAACGCGGCCACCCTGATCGCCGACCGCCGCACGAACACCCTGATCGTGCGCGGCACGGCGGCCCAGGTCGCGCAGGTAGCCGAGCTGATTCCGCAACTCGATCAGGTCGTGCCCCAGATCAACGTGCAGGTCCGCATTCAGGAGATCAACGAGACGGCCGCCCGGACCCTGGGCATGGACTGGAAGGTCAACTTCGGGGGCTTCAACGTCAATGTGGGCGGCAGCGGCCTGGGCGCGACCTTCGACCCGACCAAGAGCCTGGTGGGCTTCAACATCTTCCCCACCCTGCAGGCGCTGGAGACCCAGGGCTTTACCAAGCGCGTCTACGACGGCAACATCTCCATGCAGAGCGGGCAGCGGTCGCTGGGCACCGGGACCACCTCGCAGAATGCGTCGGCGAACGCGGCGGCCTCCATCAAGAGCGGTGGACGGCTGGAGATCAACATCCCGTCGGCGGCGGGGAACATCGAGAAGCAGATCGACTACGGCCTCAACCTCGACTTCTTCGACCCGCAGGTGGCTCCCGACGGCACCATCACGCTGCGGGTGCGCGGGCAGGTGAACAACATCGCCGGGGCGCTGCCCACCAACGCGCTGCCCAACCTGCTGAACTTCACCAACTCCGAGGCCCAGAGCACCGTCACCTTCAAGAACGGACAGACGGTCCTGATGAGCGGCCTGCTGGGGACCACCGAGTCGCGCACCAACAGCGGCGTGCCCCTGCTGAGCAGCATCCCGGTGATCGGCGCGGCCTTCAGCCAGCAGCGCACCGACCGCTCGCAAACGCAGCTTCTGGTCATCATCACCGGGACTGTCGTCAAGTAA
- the aroC gene encoding chorismate synthase has product MRYLTAGESHGPQLTAIIEGLPAQLPLGKPDLDPWLRRRQGGYGRGRRMVIETDEAQILSGVRAGRTTGAPVTLVIENRDHRNWIEIMSPEPGNEPRKKALTDARPGHADLTGGIKYRHKDLRDVLERASARETAARVAVGAVALKLLGELGVEGANYVASLGGIETRQPFSWDALEAIEASDLRTPDEDAAARMRERIDGAKKDGDTLGGILEVRFRGLPVGLGSHVHWDRKLDGRIAQACLSVQAMKGVEIGRAFENAARPGSGVHDPVYYREGTYARDTNGAGGLEAGMTNGEELIVRVAMKPIATLMRPLPTVNVVSHEASDAARERSDTTAVPAAGVILQCVIGWVLADAMLEKFGGDTLPELRERLKAARAYARGY; this is encoded by the coding sequence ATGAGGTACCTCACCGCCGGGGAGTCGCACGGGCCGCAACTGACGGCCATCATTGAGGGACTGCCCGCCCAGTTGCCGCTGGGCAAGCCCGATCTCGACCCCTGGCTGCGGCGGCGGCAGGGCGGCTACGGGCGCGGGCGGCGCATGGTGATCGAGACAGACGAGGCGCAGATTCTCAGCGGGGTCCGGGCGGGCCGCACGACGGGCGCTCCCGTCACGCTGGTGATCGAGAACCGCGACCACCGCAACTGGATCGAGATCATGTCGCCGGAGCCGGGGAACGAGCCCCGCAAAAAGGCCCTCACCGACGCCCGCCCCGGCCACGCCGACCTGACGGGGGGCATCAAGTACCGCCACAAGGACCTGCGCGACGTGCTGGAACGGGCCTCGGCGCGGGAGACGGCGGCGCGGGTGGCGGTGGGGGCGGTGGCGCTGAAGCTGCTGGGCGAACTCGGCGTGGAGGGCGCGAACTACGTCGCCAGCCTGGGCGGCATCGAGACGCGGCAGCCCTTCTCCTGGGACGCGCTGGAGGCCATCGAGGCGTCCGACCTCCGCACCCCCGACGAGGACGCGGCGGCGCGGATGCGCGAGCGGATTGACGGGGCGAAAAAGGACGGCGACACCCTGGGCGGCATTCTGGAAGTGCGCTTCCGGGGCCTGCCGGTGGGGCTGGGCAGCCACGTCCACTGGGACCGCAAGCTCGACGGGCGCATCGCGCAGGCCTGCCTCAGCGTGCAGGCGATGAAGGGCGTGGAGATCGGGCGGGCCTTCGAGAACGCGGCCCGGCCCGGCAGCGGGGTCCACGACCCGGTGTATTACCGGGAGGGCACCTACGCCCGCGACACCAACGGGGCGGGTGGGCTGGAAGCGGGCATGACGAACGGCGAGGAGTTGATCGTGCGCGTCGCCATGAAGCCCATCGCCACCCTGATGAGGCCCCTCCCGACCGTGAACGTGGTCAGCCACGAGGCGTCGGACGCCGCCCGCGAGCGCAGCGACACGACCGCCGTGCCCGCCGCCGGGGTCATTCTCCAGTGCGTGATCGGCTGGGTCCTGGCCGACGCGATGCTGGAAAAGTTCGGTGGCGACACCCTGCCCGAGCTTCGGGAGCGCTTGAAGGCGGCGCGGGCGTATGCGCGGGGGTACTGA
- a CDS encoding shikimate kinase, with protein sequence MNGFGLIERPVTWVALAGFMGTGKSRVGWELSRALALHFVDTDKLITRVVGKTIPEVFEQEGEGYFRACESEVVERVTRLDHAVVSLGGGTFIHEANRRRLLERGPVVVLWASPETVYQRTRHSERPLLKTPDPLSRIRTLMIEREPHYRQGTIHVHSDGRPAEEIVEEVIDRLWAWADADAAWDEAEPVAERASD encoded by the coding sequence ATGAACGGGTTCGGCCTGATCGAGCGTCCCGTCACGTGGGTGGCGCTGGCGGGCTTTATGGGCACCGGCAAAAGCCGCGTGGGGTGGGAACTCTCGCGGGCGCTGGCCCTACATTTCGTCGACACCGACAAGCTGATCACCCGCGTGGTCGGCAAGACCATCCCCGAGGTGTTCGAGCAGGAGGGCGAAGGCTACTTCCGCGCCTGCGAGTCGGAGGTCGTCGAGCGCGTCACGCGGCTGGACCACGCCGTCGTGAGCCTGGGCGGGGGCACCTTCATCCACGAGGCCAACCGACGCAGGCTGCTGGAACGCGGCCCGGTCGTGGTGCTGTGGGCTTCCCCCGAGACGGTCTACCAGCGCACCCGCCACTCCGAGCGGCCCCTGCTCAAGACCCCCGACCCCCTCTCGCGTATCCGCACCCTGATGATTGAACGCGAGCCGCACTACCGCCAGGGCACCATCCACGTCCACAGCGACGGCCGCCCCGCTGAAGAGATCGTGGAGGAAGTCATCGACCGCCTCTGGGCCTGGGCCGACGCGGACGCCGCATGGGACGAGGCCGAACCCGTGGCCGAGCGGGCGTCCGACTAG
- the aroB gene encoding 3-dehydroquinate synthase codes for MRPSSSQQVEVGGEQPYTVTVGAGLLGQVRVPQRHVALIHPADLPPAFVKTVQAALSPTVTISVPARDECKTLAVYTDVLSRLAAANLPRDGAVVGLGGGAATDLAGFVAASYLRGVAFYTLPTTLLGMVDAAVGGKTGVNLPEGKNLVGAFWPPRAVWCDVETLSTLPPEVFREGAAEAYKHGLIADPSLLARVLSPEFQPGGPSLKSTLADAIRVKADVVTRDPTERGERAFLNFGHTLAHALEAHTHHAVPHGEAVGYGMHYAARLSRALGGADLTGHTLAFLRWQQPTPLPDLTFDDLWPYMARDKKADADGVRFVLLHDLARPYLGRVPEDVLRREFAGWQTDLIPPR; via the coding sequence GTGCGGCCCTCCTCCAGCCAGCAGGTCGAGGTCGGGGGCGAGCAGCCCTACACCGTCACCGTGGGGGCAGGCCTGTTGGGGCAAGTACGGGTCCCCCAGCGCCACGTCGCCCTGATTCACCCCGCCGACCTGCCTCCCGCTTTCGTAAAGACGGTGCAGGCGGCCCTCTCCCCCACCGTCACCATCAGCGTTCCGGCCCGCGACGAGTGCAAGACGCTGGCCGTCTACACGGATGTGCTTTCACGGTTGGCAGCGGCGAACTTGCCGCGTGACGGGGCCGTCGTCGGGCTGGGGGGCGGTGCGGCGACCGACCTCGCGGGCTTCGTGGCGGCCTCGTACCTGCGCGGCGTGGCCTTTTACACCCTGCCGACCACCCTGCTGGGCATGGTGGACGCGGCGGTGGGCGGCAAGACGGGCGTGAATCTCCCCGAGGGCAAGAATCTAGTGGGGGCCTTCTGGCCGCCCCGCGCCGTCTGGTGCGACGTGGAGACGCTGAGCACCCTGCCGCCGGAGGTCTTTCGCGAGGGCGCCGCCGAGGCGTACAAGCACGGCCTGATCGCGGACCCTTCCCTGCTGGCCCGCGTGCTCTCGCCGGAGTTCCAGCCTGGCGGTCCCAGCCTGAAATCCACCCTCGCAGATGCCATTCGGGTCAAGGCGGACGTGGTGACCCGCGACCCCACCGAGCGGGGCGAGCGGGCCTTCCTGAACTTCGGCCACACGCTGGCGCACGCGCTGGAGGCCCACACGCACCACGCCGTTCCCCACGGCGAGGCGGTGGGCTACGGAATGCACTACGCGGCGCGGCTCTCGCGGGCGCTGGGCGGGGCCGACCTGACCGGGCACACGTTGGCTTTCCTGCGCTGGCAGCAGCCCACGCCCCTCCCCGACCTGACCTTCGATGACCTGTGGCCCTACATGGCCCGTGACAAGAAGGCCGACGCGGACGGCGTGCGCTTCGTGCTCCTCCACGACCTCGCGCGGCCCTACCTGGGCCGGGTGCCGGAGGACGTGCTGCGCCGGGAATTCGCGGGGTGGCAGACCGACCTCATCCCGCCGCGCTGA
- the aroQ gene encoding type II 3-dehydroquinate dehydratase: MILVLNGPNLNRLGLREPGVYGSQTLEDLERLCEGWGAELGTAVTCRQSNYEGQLLEWIQDAEEHGFAGIVLNPGALTHYSYSLRDAIAGQRLPVVEVHISNVDAREEFRHRSVTAAVCRGKISGLGFLGYRLAIEALVDEGTAEVGG; this comes from the coding sequence ATGATTCTCGTCCTCAACGGCCCGAATCTGAACCGCCTCGGCCTGCGCGAGCCGGGCGTGTACGGCTCTCAGACGCTCGAAGACCTCGAACGGCTGTGCGAGGGCTGGGGTGCCGAGCTGGGCACCGCCGTCACCTGCCGCCAGAGCAACTACGAGGGCCAACTGCTGGAATGGATTCAGGATGCCGAGGAGCACGGCTTTGCGGGCATCGTGCTGAATCCGGGGGCCTTGACGCACTATTCCTACTCTCTGCGCGACGCCATCGCCGGGCAACGCCTTCCAGTCGTGGAGGTTCACATCTCCAACGTCGACGCCCGCGAGGAGTTCCGCCACCGGTCGGTCACGGCGGCCGTGTGCCGGGGCAAGATCAGTGGGCTGGGGTTTTTGGGATACCGGCTGGCGATTGAGGCGCTGGTGGATGAGGGCACCGCAGAAGTAGGGGGCTGA
- the rplM gene encoding 50S ribosomal protein L13 — MKTFVPKNDEQNWVVVDAAGVPLGRLATLIASRIRGKHRPDFTPNMIQGDFVVVLNAAQVVLTGGKLDGKVYTRYTGYQGGLKTETAREALKKHPERVIEHAVFGMLPKGRQGRAMHSRLKVYAGETHPHTAQKPQTLEVR; from the coding sequence GTGAAAACCTTTGTTCCCAAGAACGACGAGCAGAACTGGGTCGTGGTGGACGCTGCGGGCGTGCCCCTGGGCCGCCTCGCCACCCTGATCGCCAGCCGCATTCGCGGCAAGCACCGCCCCGACTTCACGCCCAACATGATTCAGGGCGACTTCGTGGTCGTGCTGAACGCCGCGCAGGTCGTGCTGACGGGCGGCAAGCTCGACGGCAAGGTGTACACCCGTTACACCGGCTACCAGGGCGGCCTGAAGACCGAAACCGCCCGCGAGGCGCTCAAGAAGCACCCCGAGCGCGTCATCGAGCACGCGGTGTTCGGCATGCTGCCCAAGGGCCGTCAGGGCCGAGCGATGCACAGCCGCCTGAAGGTATACGCGGGCGAGACGCACCCCCACACCGCCCAGAAGCCCCAGACTCTCGAGGTTCGCTGA